A region from the Vicia villosa cultivar HV-30 ecotype Madison, WI linkage group LG3, Vvil1.0, whole genome shotgun sequence genome encodes:
- the LOC131657462 gene encoding uncharacterized protein LOC131657462, producing the protein MRRLEEDVKSKVSALEERDQQLQEQGEELAAVKAQLSAKEVALAVVQGQYTLLYRNLYGVMMSSSVKEASLRRYQAPAEDETDEEKALLTRADLIQYIRVLGGDCVAAAEDTYNSTVAQLKLKNPEVELVSEGTGPYHRVDGDQIVSPDFGEEPATQETGEVQMEEGA; encoded by the coding sequence ATGAGGAGACTCGAGGAGGACGTTAAGAGCAAGGTTTCTGCCTTGGAGGAACGGGATCAGCAGCTGCAAGAGCAGGGTGAGGAGTTGGCGGCCGTGAAGGCTCAACTGAGTGCCAAAGAAGTCGCTCTGGCGGTCGTGCAGGGCCAGTACACTCTGCTTTACCGGAATCTGTATGGGGTGATGATGTCTTCCTCAGTGAAGGAGGCTTCCCTGCGTCGATATCAGGCTCCAGCCGAGGATGAGACAGACGAGGAGAAGGCCCTCTTGACCCGGGCGGATTTGATTCAGTACATACGGGTATTGGGAGGCGATTGTGTTGCTGCCGCCGAGGACACCTATAATTCCACTGTAGCCCAGCTCAAGTTGAAGAACCCAGAGGTGGAGTTGGTGAGCGAGGGCACCGGGCCGTATCACCGCGTGGATGGCGACCAAATTGTCTCTCCGGATTTCGGGGAGGAGCCTGCGACCCAGGAGACCGGGGAAGTTCAGATGGAGGAAGGTGCATGA